Proteins from a genomic interval of Diospyros lotus cultivar Yz01 chromosome 6, ASM1463336v1, whole genome shotgun sequence:
- the LOC127804434 gene encoding uncharacterized protein LOC127804434, with protein MAQQEEQKKLRKYAMPKVDGISSSIQRPIVQANNFEIKPSIIQMIQTSVQFGGFPNDDPNQHLGNFLEICDTFRFNRVSDDAVRLRIFPFSLQDKAKSWLSSLLQGSITTRADLAQKFLAKFFPPAKTTKMRNDITSFMQQDSETLYEAWERYKELLRRCPHHGIPDWLQVQTFYNGLLGHTRAIIDATTGGALMDKSFDYAYTLLEDMAANNYQWNPNRTPQRRTAGVYEIDAIFALTAQVHGLTKQLAQSGIHTPQETVASCDLCEGNHLRERCGLNTELAQYVGNYTRKYNNPNSNFYNPSWRNHPNLS; from the coding sequence ATGGCTCAGcaagaagaacagaaaaaattgagaaagtATGCTATGCCTAAGGTGGATGGGATTAGCTCGAGCATTCAAAGACCAATAGTGCAggcaaataattttgagatCAAACCATCCATAATTCAGATGATTCAGACATCTGTTCAATTTGGAGGCTTTCCAAATGATGATCCCAACCAACACCTCGGTAATTTTCTAGAGATATGTGACACTTTTAGGTTTAATAGGGTGTCCGATGATGCAGTGAGATTAAGgatatttcctttttctcttcaaGATAAGGCTAAGAGTTGGTTGAGTTCGTTGCTGCAGGGATCCATTACTACTCGGGCTGATTTGGCACAGAAATTTTTGGCAAAATTTTTTCCACCTGCAAAGACTACAAAGATGAGGAATGACATTACCTCATTCATGCAACAAGATTCAGAAACTTTGTATGAGGCTTGGGAGAGGTACAAAGAGCTATTACGACGATGTCCACATCATGGTATTCCCGATTGGTTGCAGGTACAAACTTTTTATAATGGTTTATTGGGACATACGAGAGCAATCATAGATGCTACTACAGGTGGAGCACTTATGGATAAGTCATTTGATTATGCGTACACCTTACTTGAAGACATGGCTGCCAATAATTATCAATGGAATCCTAATAGGACTCCTCAAAGAAGAACTGCAGGTGTTTATGAAATTGATGCAATATTCGCCTTGACTGCTCAGGTACATGGTTTGACTAAGCAATTAGCTCAAAGTGGAATTCATACACCTCAAGAAACTGTGGCATCATGTGATTTATGTGAAGGAAATCATCTCAGAGAAAGGTGTGGATTGAACACAGAGTTAGCACAATATGTTGGCAATTATACCAGGAAGTATAATAATCCCAACTCGAATTTCTATAATCCGAGTTGGAGAAATCATCCAAATCTTTCATAG